A region of Candidatus Cloacimonadota bacterium DNA encodes the following proteins:
- a CDS encoding threonine/serine exporter family protein has translation MATINIREATEISLEIGRMLLQSGATANRVERMMHKVSEVFGYQHTETYVTPTGIFISVSDSQTKLNTSIRRIDNRRTDLGKITRISHFVNELEQHYCRDGQCRLSAEEFLQKLAQIDKAKVYPAWFSVFCGGLTSGCFCLLFGGSWAEFAVAYAVGVLVSLSLRLLGLLQINNFLLNILGAAMVVTFAKLIDIVVPNIKLDNIIIGGIMLLVPGLNFVNAIRDTMSGDLVSGTARAVEAVFIAVAIAAGSGVMLKLWELWGF, from the coding sequence ATCAGGGAAGCCACCGAGATCAGCCTGGAGATAGGGCGCATGCTGCTCCAAAGCGGCGCCACCGCAAACCGCGTGGAACGCATGATGCACAAGGTGAGCGAAGTTTTTGGCTACCAGCATACTGAGACATACGTAACCCCCACCGGGATCTTCATCTCGGTCTCTGATTCCCAAACCAAACTGAACACCAGCATCCGGCGTATCGATAACCGGCGCACCGACTTGGGCAAGATAACCCGCATCAGCCATTTCGTGAATGAACTGGAACAGCATTACTGCCGTGACGGCCAGTGCCGCCTCAGCGCGGAGGAGTTTCTGCAAAAACTGGCCCAGATCGACAAGGCCAAAGTCTATCCAGCCTGGTTCTCTGTCTTCTGCGGCGGCCTCACCAGCGGCTGTTTCTGCCTGCTCTTCGGCGGCAGCTGGGCCGAGTTCGCAGTAGCCTATGCCGTGGGGGTGCTGGTGAGCCTTTCCCTGCGCCTCTTGGGGCTGCTGCAGATCAACAACTTTTTGCTCAACATCCTCGGAGCGGCGATGGTGGTAACCTTTGCCAAGCTGATCGACATAGTTGTGCCGAATATCAAGCTGGACAACATCATCATCGGCGGAATCATGCTGCTGGTGCCGGGCTTGAACTTTGTGAACGCCATCCGCGACACCATGAGCGGCGACCTCGTTTCCGGAACAGCCCGGGCCGTGGAAGCGGTATTC